CGACGCAGAACTCTGTGTGGCAGCGGGAACTTGATTTTAGAATCCTGCAAGAAAAAAGTTTCTATGTTAATTGAGGTTATCAGGTGAACAACAGAAAACAGTTCAGAATAAACAGCCAAACTGTATTCAGTGACTAACTTATGCTTAGAAAAGTAATCCATTCACAAATTAAGATATACTTCACAGGACTTAActaatgatttaatttttcattatttttttcaaagcaatgcCAGTCAGAGGCACGTTTTCTGCACCGTAACATGTATTTGCTTTATTGTGATTTTCTTCCAAACACTTCTAGCAGTACAAGTCTTGATTGTAATATACCATAATCATGAACATTCACCCAAGTTTGGTTCCTGCCCTATTTCTGGCTGCAAAGCAAACCTGTTCCCCTCTTCCAGTGCAATGTTAGACAAGGACCCACTGGCCACTGCAGTGTTGGCTCACTTACATGGAACTGCTTGACTGCTGGTCTGCGGCACTTGCTGGCAGCAATTTCCTCAACCTTCATGATCTGGATAGAGTGAGCTCGGGCACGATGACGGGCTCCCATATCACGGTCTGGAACAACAGGACTCATTAAGAAGAAGTTTTATGACATTTTCAGGTCAAGAATCTTACAGTTCAAGAAATGCTCATAGTGCCAtctacagcttttaaaatttctgaccaGCTCTAATTAGAATCACTGTTTCTATTATGCAAGTGATGGCATAAATATCACAAAACCaacaagcagcagcaaatcCTTCCTGTAAGTTCTAAGTAAGCTCCTCAACAGGAAGAGCCATCTTACTCTTCTTGTCCAATTTCAAGAAAGTACGCATGGACACAAGTAATATGCCCACTACAATAAATAATAGACTACTTACTCccttgcaagagaaaaaaacccctgtgatTCAGAATTAACACCGAAATACCATTATTAGAAAGACACATGAACTTCAAAACACTTCCCCTTCCAAAAGGAAGGTACAAGTAGAAGTAGGACCTGAGAGTATCTTCACTTTTATTGAAATTGACCAGCAATAGAACCATGAATTGATGTTCATCCCACATAATCAGGCTTCCTGAACAGGAGGAAGCATCTGCACTTGGCCCAACTGAAAACTCCTCTATTCAGCAGTGCAAATCACCGGCTTCTAATCACATCCATAGCTAGTTCCACAAGATATGCCTGTTGAAATACTACTGTGTTTCCCATGAAGATCTAACATACTTGTTAAAAGCTTACCTGTCACAACTATTCTTGAACATAAAAGTACCGGTCATTGTACTGTATATGAAAAATAAGGTTCCTGGGTCTCTTAAGCAATCCTTGGGTATGATCATTAACAGGGATTATCCAATGTTAATGTAGAACCTTAAATTTCACTTTCAACAGCACTTCAGCTTTTGAAAGGCGACAAGATACATTTAATATTTGCACACATGACAAGAATATCATTATTAAGAACAATATTCTTTGGGTTTTTATGTGCAATCTGTAGTGTTTGTAACACTTGGGAGTTAAGTATCAACAGCATCAGCTATACAAATGGTCCATCCCTCAAGTACTTCACAAAACAGACTGAAATCAGAACAAGCATTAATTCTCCCTGAGATGAGGCAATGATATCTTGGAATAAAAatagggtgtttttttcctgtgattttttttttctttgctcaatAAAGTACAGATGCCAGTATATTCCACATGATCTCACAAATATTCTCTTCACAAGACTTGGGATGATATACTCAATTGTCTTAAAATAGCACAGTGCAGGAAATACACACAGCACCTGAAAAGTCATTAAAATCTCAGTTTGTATAGCAAAACTCATTACCAGAATTGAAGAAAGACATACCAAAAAGTGAGAAGAGGAACTGTATAATGGATAAATGGGATATCTATGATCTATGGAATAGATAACAGATCTATGGAATATCTGGCAATCCCTTCCTTTAATTTTCCagtatttcagttattttaccACAGATTAAGTCAGCATGCTTTATGCCCAGTTTGAGATTTAATCTTCTGCTTGTATACTGATCCTACTATTCTACACTTAGAACAGTTACATATACTTACAGCACTGAGTGACAGCACCCGCAGTGGTCAAATCTCTGTACTCCCTGTACATGTTGTGGGTCCCACTACGAGAATCATAGCGCAACCAAATACCAAAATTTTTTACCCGCAGAGGAGACTTCTCATACACCTGGAATTACACAAGAACATGGAAGCTGTTAGAGAGAATGTACGACCATTTTAcaattttaagaataaataCTTCAGAGCTCTAATGAAACTACTATTATAAGTCTTACTATCAAAAAACAACTTTGCTCTCTTTCCCCTTACCAACATAGCTGGATTTATATCTTGATaataattcaaagaaaaacacaagatTTCAGCTCAAAAGAATGTTCTTGAAGTTATCATGGTAGAGGAGTGTAAGCATACAAACATCCACTTTCCCAGGATTATGAATGTCGAAATGTCTTCTAAAAGGTATATTGCACTATGAACCAAATCTCAGAAGGACAGAGCAACTCTGAGCAACACATGGCTCATAATTTTAAACCAGTAAGTAAGTTTCCCTTTACTTTACAGGACACATACCACTACTTCCAAAAACCAAACTTGTGACTCCTTTTCACAGCAACTGAAAGAATAATGGATTTCAACCTCACACCCCATAACTGCGATTCCTATAAAATCCTTCGATATACACCTGCTGGAATTTCGTAAGAAATTCCcacatttttaggtttttaatttttcacctGGCCACAATACACAATCTCTCCAGAAGacttcttcatcttcttcagcTGAGAAACGAAGTACCAGAATCGGGACTTAGCGACGACATGGTTCGGAGCGAAGATCCGCATGCGGTACAGAGGAGGGGTCGTGCATTTCGGCGTGGGCAGACAGCGCCCGACCACCTTGTACTCCCGCAGCTGGACGGACAGGAAAAACAGGCGGCCCGCAGTGAGTGAGCCGCGGAGCCaccgccgcggccgccccgcgccgAACCCGCGGCTCCTCAAAGGAGCAACGCGACGAGAGGAGCTCAATCCAGAAGTAGAGAGAGGCCGTTGCGCCGGGCGGGTCCATCTCTCCGCGGATCTCCCCGCGCTGCCGCTCGCCGATCTGGGCCCGCACCTGGAGGGAGCGGCGCCGCCGCCATGTTGGCCGCTCGCCGCCTCACGGGCGAGGCGGCGCCGTTCGGGCACGCACGGCCCACTCTCCAAAGCTACGACCCGCCACCTCCACCGCCGACCTCCCGATGGCCACCTCGGCCGCACTCCCGGCCCCGGCTGCGCCCGCCGGTCCCCGGCCCGTACTCACGGTGCCCGACGCCTTCATGGCGCTCCTCCGCCGCGGCCcgcaggaaaggaaagggacgACCGCGTGCGCCGCAGCCTGACGTCACTCAGCCAGGCCCGCCCCATCCTGGCGGCGCGCGCGGCGATTGGCCGCGAGCAGAGCGCGATTGGAGCACGCAGCTGTCAGTCTCCGCGCGCAGCCCTGGCTTCCGGGCTGGCGGCGCCGCGTGGCCCGGCCCGAGCGGCGCCCGTCCTGCCCCGTGCCCTGCAGGCAGCCCGCCCCCGGGCCCGTGTTCCCATACCACGGCCGTGGACCTGCGTGGTCCCGATAGAAGGAGATCTGGCTGTGCGTGACTCTGTCTCCCGCCCGCCCTGCTGGCGTCGGCGCAAAGGACGTGGCAGGGAGGCTCCAGACGGAGGCACCGCAATCCCCCGAGGGCGGTAGCCGGGAGCGGAGGGCTGTTGGCGGAACCTGTCTCGCTCGTCGTCCTCTGGGAGAGCGAGGCCACTGGCTGCTGCCCTGCGGATCGCCCCCACGCATTCAGTTCCATGGGTTGCCTCTCTATTGCGGCAGGTCCCACCGGGCGCTCGTTCTCCCGTGCACCGTGAGCAGGCAGCGGCTCTGCTAGCAAGCAGGTCAAGCGAGTCTCTCGAGCTTTGGGCGCCTCACGCCTTTTGAGAACTGTGCTGCCGTAGCCCGGGCGTGCGTTTTGCGTTGAAAGATACTGTAccagcagtgcagctgggaCGGGTTTGTAATGCAGTTGCTCGCGTTTAGGTCGGTTTTAACTCTGGCCCGAAGGCCACGCGGGCGTGTGGTGACGCCAACCCCCGTACACGGCGCTGCGTTGCAGAGTCCTGTGCGCAGGAGCCACTGCCACACGTGCGGACACAGATGGATCACTCCTCACGGACAAGCCCATGCCAGCCCGGGCCCTGCCCTGTGCGCATCCCCAAGCAGGTCGCTCCAGCCGCTACTGCGGAGCTTGCAGCggcccagcccctc
This sequence is a window from Hirundo rustica isolate bHirRus1 chromosome 4, bHirRus1.pri.v3, whole genome shotgun sequence. Protein-coding genes within it:
- the RPL18A gene encoding large ribosomal subunit protein eL20, which codes for MKASGTLREYKVVGRCLPTPKCTTPPLYRMRIFAPNHVVAKSRFWYFVSQLKKMKKSSGEIVYCGQVYEKSPLRVKNFGIWLRYDSRSGTHNMYREYRDLTTAGAVTQCYRDMGARHRARAHSIQIMKVEEIAASKCRRPAVKQFHDSKIKFPLPHRVLRRQHKPRFTTKRPNTFY